A genome region from Hymenobacter tibetensis includes the following:
- a CDS encoding SusC/RagA family TonB-linked outer membrane protein → MKKILLMTTMAAFAVSPTELLAQAPIAIKGTVTDGASGEGLPGVSVVVKGTTNGTATNTDGSFSLTVPNEDAVLVLSYVGFQTQEVPVKGRTSFAVKLQNDQKALEEVVVIGYGSVKKSDVTGSVASVKTDDILKTIPTSINQGLQGQVAGVQVNRSDGAPGAGISLTIRGANSFTGSEPLYVIDGIPFTSPSATGSSTGGANPSGGTGQSTNALSYINPQDIESMEILKDASATAIYGSRGANGVVLITTKKGKADKDRIEIVANTSISEISRRVKVLNAYQYAQFQNEAQLNAETYNGTSPTTLPFPGIRGFDPIIGDSTYLPAPEDFLNGTAGESYPEGFTGTNWQDKIFRQAITKDYTLRMSGGSDKGTYSVSGNMLDQQGIIENSGFKRYGLQANIVRKVHKWIELGTSNNITFTNYVLGKTNSNGNEASIISSALSFPATYPVSSPESKAREDNTSWYAAANPYNYTRTAKDQTHSTGIYSSSYALLTFTDYLSFRQNLGVNYNVNNREVYYNRRLQEARTTNGYAYNSDDNWRGITLESILNFNRTFHEDHSVNAVAAFTRETGYSYYRNASVRGFPDDLLENNNLFNGTTQKTLNSGKSENGLLSLLGRVNYGYKGKYLATASFRRDGSSRFTTKNKYANFSSFALAWNAGDEVFIQNLGVFSTLKFRAGYGQTGNQGIGSYRSLPMFAFSAYPIGGAPQPGYADVTWRGPADVNLRWETTDQVNVGVDMGFLKNRLTVTVDVYKKKTRDLLQPIQIPNSTGFTTQLTNFGTVENKGLEVSGVGSLVSTPKFNWSINANVSFNRNQMLELPGDQFAGSLYNNFDNFFLQRNGQPIGTVYGFVEDGFYDNLAEVVADPYYAGQSEAVQRMMIGEIKYKNFDEDPAITAKDRQIIGNTNANYNFGITNNFSYHNFNLSIFFQGVQGNDIVNTNLYQIRMGKVANLPQFVYDGRWTPENAANATWPKALAADTRQPRLSNRLVEDGSYVRLKNINVGYSFKKPASFIDAINVYASVSNVLTFTNYKWYDPDVNAFGSDASRRGVDMNSYPNSRTFTLGVSAGF, encoded by the coding sequence ATGAAGAAGATTTTACTCATGACGACGATGGCGGCTTTTGCAGTAAGCCCCACCGAATTACTTGCCCAAGCACCCATTGCCATAAAAGGCACCGTGACCGACGGAGCCAGTGGCGAAGGCTTGCCGGGAGTTAGCGTAGTGGTGAAAGGCACCACCAACGGTACAGCCACCAACACGGATGGCTCCTTCTCCCTTACAGTGCCCAATGAGGACGCCGTTCTTGTCCTTTCATATGTGGGCTTTCAAACGCAGGAAGTGCCCGTAAAAGGCCGCACATCATTCGCCGTCAAGCTCCAGAACGACCAAAAAGCGCTGGAAGAAGTGGTGGTAATTGGTTACGGCTCGGTCAAGAAAAGTGACGTAACCGGCTCAGTAGCTTCCGTCAAGACCGACGATATCCTCAAAACCATTCCAACTAGCATCAACCAAGGATTGCAAGGGCAAGTAGCCGGAGTACAGGTCAACCGCAGTGACGGAGCGCCTGGGGCCGGCATCAGCCTCACCATTCGGGGGGCGAATTCGTTTACAGGCAGCGAGCCGCTGTATGTAATTGACGGCATTCCATTCACCTCGCCTTCTGCTACTGGTTCTTCCACTGGTGGTGCCAACCCCTCGGGGGGCACGGGTCAATCGACCAACGCCTTGTCTTACATCAACCCGCAGGACATCGAGTCGATGGAAATCCTGAAGGATGCCTCGGCCACGGCCATTTACGGCTCGCGCGGTGCCAACGGCGTAGTGCTTATCACTACCAAGAAAGGCAAAGCCGACAAAGACCGCATCGAGATAGTAGCGAATACCAGCATCTCGGAAATTTCTAGGCGGGTGAAAGTCTTGAATGCGTACCAGTACGCTCAGTTCCAGAACGAGGCCCAGCTCAATGCCGAAACGTACAACGGCACAAGCCCTACTACGCTGCCTTTCCCTGGCATTCGGGGTTTCGACCCAATTATCGGCGACTCCACTTATCTGCCGGCACCCGAAGATTTCCTGAATGGAACGGCGGGCGAATCGTATCCGGAGGGCTTCACAGGTACCAACTGGCAGGACAAGATTTTCCGCCAAGCCATCACCAAGGATTACACCCTGCGTATGTCAGGCGGTAGCGACAAAGGCACTTACTCGGTGTCGGGCAACATGCTCGATCAGCAAGGCATCATTGAAAATTCTGGTTTCAAGCGGTATGGCTTGCAAGCCAATATCGTCCGGAAGGTGCACAAGTGGATCGAGCTGGGCACCAGCAACAATATCACCTTCACTAACTATGTGCTAGGCAAAACCAACTCGAACGGCAACGAGGCCAGCATTATCAGTTCGGCGTTGTCGTTTCCGGCTACTTACCCAGTATCGTCGCCGGAGTCAAAAGCGCGGGAAGACAACACGTCTTGGTACGCTGCTGCCAACCCCTACAACTACACCCGCACGGCCAAAGACCAGACGCACTCTACGGGCATCTACTCGTCGAGTTACGCGCTGCTGACCTTCACCGACTACCTCTCGTTCCGCCAGAACCTGGGGGTGAACTACAACGTGAACAACCGGGAAGTGTACTACAACCGGCGCTTGCAGGAAGCCCGCACCACCAACGGGTACGCCTACAACTCCGACGACAACTGGCGCGGCATCACGCTGGAATCTATTCTGAACTTCAACCGCACGTTCCACGAAGACCATAGCGTGAACGCAGTGGCGGCATTCACGCGCGAAACGGGCTACTCCTACTACCGTAACGCGTCGGTGCGGGGCTTCCCCGATGACCTGCTGGAAAACAACAACCTGTTCAACGGCACCACCCAGAAGACGCTGAACAGCGGCAAGTCGGAAAATGGCTTGCTTTCCTTACTGGGCCGGGTGAACTACGGGTACAAAGGCAAATACCTGGCTACGGCTTCGTTCCGGCGCGATGGTTCCAGCCGCTTCACAACGAAAAACAAGTACGCCAACTTCTCTTCTTTCGCTCTGGCGTGGAACGCCGGCGACGAGGTGTTTATTCAGAATCTGGGCGTATTCAGCACCCTGAAGTTCCGGGCGGGTTACGGCCAAACCGGCAACCAAGGTATCGGCTCCTACCGCTCATTGCCCATGTTTGCCTTCTCCGCATACCCCATCGGCGGGGCACCGCAGCCTGGCTACGCCGACGTAACGTGGCGGGGTCCGGCCGATGTAAACTTGCGTTGGGAAACCACCGATCAAGTCAACGTGGGCGTGGATATGGGCTTCTTGAAAAACCGGCTCACCGTAACGGTGGACGTGTACAAGAAGAAGACCCGTGACTTGTTGCAGCCCATCCAGATTCCGAATAGCACCGGCTTCACCACGCAGCTCACCAACTTCGGCACGGTGGAGAACAAGGGCCTGGAAGTCTCGGGCGTTGGCTCGCTGGTTTCAACTCCTAAATTCAACTGGAGCATTAACGCCAACGTTTCCTTCAACCGCAACCAGATGTTGGAGCTGCCCGGCGACCAGTTTGCCGGTAGCCTCTACAACAACTTCGACAACTTCTTTCTGCAGCGCAACGGCCAACCCATTGGTACGGTGTATGGCTTCGTGGAAGACGGTTTCTACGACAACCTAGCCGAGGTAGTGGCGGACCCTTACTATGCCGGCCAATCGGAAGCCGTGCAGCGCATGATGATTGGGGAGATTAAGTACAAAAACTTCGACGAAGACCCCGCCATTACGGCCAAGGACCGCCAGATCATCGGCAACACGAATGCCAACTACAACTTCGGTATCACCAACAACTTCAGCTACCACAACTTCAACCTGAGCATATTCTTCCAGGGAGTGCAAGGCAACGACATCGTGAACACCAATCTGTATCAGATTCGGATGGGCAAGGTGGCCAACCTTCCGCAGTTTGTGTACGATGGCCGTTGGACGCCCGAAAACGCCGCCAATGCGACGTGGCCCAAGGCGTTGGCGGCCGATACCCGCCAGCCCCGCTTGTCGAACCGCTTGGTGGAAGACGGCTCTTACGTGCGCCTGAAGAACATCAACGTGGGGTATTCTTTCAAAAAGCCCGCCTCCTTCATTGATGCCATCAACGTGTATGCCAGCGTGAGCAACGTGCTGACCTTCACCAATTACAAGTGGTATGACCCGGACGTCAATGCGTTCGGCAGCGACGCCTCCCGCCGCGGCGTCGATATGAACTCTTACCCCAACAGCCGCACCTTCACCTTGGGGGTAAGCGCTGGTTTCTAA
- a CDS encoding RagB/SusD family nutrient uptake outer membrane protein codes for MKKIQVLALLLAGSFAAVSCSDILEEKPLDFITPDQVTDPNFIANGALNTLTSGSMFRYGQFPNLWDYDSDDATGPSWAFGDVGAGNYQSYWGIDAGWNGPYTLIHRCNFGISQINAMTTADEAAKQNALGQLYFLRGWAYFLLVRSYGSIPVFEKAVTEGTAPQQPRVPVKDVYALIIDNLKQAETNLKSTRDAGFELGRPSKGAASSLLAKVYLTMASGSLSSGQVTVMGGKAFQVVSGRKTLLAPQAITHNKTVVAGLEGLNSAEYFKLARDKAQEVINSGEYYLFPSHMEVWTVANRNRGEHIWSLQSILESPDFGNEISLFRRGRLDPTKADQLEGGWIGTSYQWYHNFEENDQRITDGVLHRWKMWSNTQFHYYPLSDSLVVRGTDTSPAAVAKRAKYGYQPADQSALDDGRIGRLRKFEAVSKNNVTLGDFHFPLLRYPDVLLTFAEAENEINNGPTGAARNAVNQIRRRNGASEVGTSLNQQQFRSFVLEERRRELALEGDRRWDLIRWGIYLPVMNALDIDENNVIKRRQSKHLLYPIPISEVNANKLIGGNNPGW; via the coding sequence ATGAAAAAGATACAAGTACTTGCTCTCCTCCTGGCTGGTTCCTTCGCTGCGGTATCGTGCTCGGATATCTTAGAGGAAAAGCCCCTGGACTTTATTACCCCCGACCAGGTAACGGACCCCAACTTTATTGCCAACGGCGCGCTGAATACCCTGACATCGGGCTCGATGTTTCGCTACGGGCAGTTCCCCAACCTCTGGGACTACGACTCCGACGATGCCACTGGCCCTAGCTGGGCGTTCGGCGACGTTGGCGCCGGCAACTATCAGTCGTATTGGGGGATAGACGCAGGCTGGAACGGCCCCTACACCCTGATTCACCGCTGCAACTTCGGCATCTCGCAGATCAACGCCATGACCACGGCCGACGAAGCAGCGAAGCAGAACGCCTTGGGACAGCTTTATTTCCTGCGTGGCTGGGCCTATTTCCTGTTGGTGCGGTCTTATGGCTCAATTCCGGTTTTCGAAAAAGCAGTGACGGAAGGCACTGCCCCGCAGCAGCCCCGCGTGCCCGTGAAAGATGTGTACGCCCTCATCATCGACAACCTGAAGCAGGCCGAAACCAACTTAAAATCTACTCGGGACGCTGGCTTCGAGCTGGGACGGCCAAGCAAAGGCGCGGCGAGCAGCCTGCTCGCCAAGGTGTACTTAACCATGGCTTCCGGTTCGTTGTCGAGCGGCCAGGTAACGGTGATGGGCGGGAAGGCTTTCCAAGTGGTAAGTGGTAGAAAGACCCTGCTAGCGCCCCAGGCCATTACCCACAACAAAACAGTGGTGGCGGGCCTGGAAGGGTTGAACTCGGCCGAGTACTTCAAGCTGGCCCGCGACAAAGCCCAGGAAGTGATAAACAGCGGCGAGTACTACCTGTTTCCGTCGCATATGGAGGTGTGGACCGTGGCGAACCGCAACCGCGGGGAACACATCTGGTCATTGCAGAGCATTTTGGAGAGCCCCGATTTTGGGAATGAGATTTCGCTGTTCCGTCGGGGCCGCCTCGACCCAACTAAGGCAGACCAACTGGAAGGAGGCTGGATTGGCACCTCGTACCAGTGGTACCATAACTTCGAGGAAAACGACCAGCGCATCACCGACGGCGTGCTGCACCGCTGGAAGATGTGGAGCAACACGCAGTTTCACTACTATCCGCTGAGCGACAGCCTAGTTGTACGCGGCACGGATACAAGCCCCGCAGCGGTAGCCAAGCGTGCCAAGTACGGCTACCAGCCTGCCGACCAGTCTGCCTTGGATGATGGCCGTATTGGCCGCCTGCGCAAGTTCGAGGCCGTCTCGAAAAACAACGTGACCCTCGGTGACTTCCACTTCCCGCTGCTGCGCTACCCCGATGTGCTATTGACTTTTGCTGAAGCTGAAAACGAGATAAACAACGGACCAACGGGTGCGGCGCGCAACGCCGTCAACCAGATTCGTCGGCGCAATGGCGCTTCAGAAGTAGGCACCAGCTTAAACCAGCAGCAGTTCCGCTCCTTCGTGCTGGAAGAACGCCGCCGAGAGCTAGCCCTGGAAGGCGACCGGCGCTGGGATTTGATTCGCTGGGGCATTTATCTGCCCGTGATGAACGCCCTCGACATCGATGAGAACAATGTGATTAAGCGCCGCCAATCGAAGCATTTGCTGTACCCGATTCCAATTTCGGAAGTGAATGCCAACAAACTCATTGGGGGCAACAACCCTGGCTGGTAG
- a CDS encoding glycan-binding surface protein, with product MKLYSTFNHALVAGLLLGAFAFSACEKEDAPACSGAPSVERISTPTNRTEGLTNGKLADWVIIQGSNFCGVSQVLFNDVEADLKDAYITPTEITLRIPRVVPKNVSNMVTIVSDAGSTETAYTLSIPSLEVAGMSNEYTPAGQRMAVVGKNFDLYGISVTSGKVLWNGTPLTVTRATSDSLYFTVPANATPGATLKVIDANNVEKAVPGRYKDDRNIVFGYDQGGSIWGGNTYITQGPIPAPINGSFIRVITTVNEWVWTEFSTSNQLTLPNAVVANPSGYVLRFEMNTLKPFSTSGIKFVIDGDANTYTWTPAVPFNTRGQWSTRTVNLTDIVKNPLEPTRTLHEFKFVFHGPGTLDADIAFDNFRIVPKD from the coding sequence ATGAAGCTATATTCTACTTTCAACCACGCGCTAGTAGCGGGCTTACTGCTAGGCGCCTTCGCGTTTTCCGCTTGCGAAAAGGAAGACGCGCCTGCCTGCTCCGGAGCCCCTTCCGTAGAGCGAATCTCAACGCCCACCAACCGCACAGAAGGCCTTACCAATGGCAAGCTAGCTGATTGGGTCATCATTCAGGGCAGCAATTTTTGTGGCGTAAGCCAAGTACTGTTCAATGATGTGGAAGCCGACTTGAAGGACGCATACATCACTCCCACTGAAATCACGCTGCGTATTCCGCGGGTAGTACCCAAGAACGTGAGCAACATGGTGACGATAGTGTCAGATGCTGGCTCGACGGAAACGGCTTATACGCTCAGCATTCCGTCGTTGGAAGTAGCGGGTATGAGCAACGAGTACACGCCCGCTGGTCAGCGCATGGCCGTGGTTGGCAAGAACTTCGACTTGTATGGCATATCCGTCACCAGCGGCAAGGTTCTGTGGAATGGTACGCCCCTGACCGTTACCCGCGCCACCAGCGACTCGCTTTACTTCACGGTGCCCGCCAATGCCACGCCAGGCGCCACCTTGAAAGTAATTGACGCCAACAACGTGGAAAAAGCGGTGCCTGGCCGCTACAAAGACGACCGAAATATTGTGTTCGGTTACGACCAAGGCGGTAGCATATGGGGAGGCAACACCTACATCACGCAAGGGCCTATTCCAGCGCCAATCAACGGAAGTTTCATCCGCGTAATTACAACGGTCAACGAATGGGTATGGACAGAGTTTTCAACCAGCAATCAGCTGACCCTGCCTAACGCGGTGGTGGCCAACCCATCGGGCTACGTATTGCGGTTTGAAATGAATACGCTGAAACCATTTAGCACCAGTGGTATCAAGTTCGTAATTGATGGTGATGCTAATACGTACACCTGGACGCCTGCCGTACCCTTCAACACCCGAGGCCAATGGAGTACCCGAACCGTCAACCTCACCGATATCGTTAAAAATCCACTGGAGCCTACCCGGACTTTACATGAATTCAAATTCGTATTTCACGGCCCCGGTACGCTGGATGCGGATATCGCCTTCGACAACTTCCGCATCGTACCCAAAGACTGA
- a CDS encoding glycoside hydrolase family 27 protein, translating into MKVASLFALGLLTSFSAFSQGNNYVQNYKKFENLAMTPPMGWNSWNKFACNVDEKLIREVADAMISSGMKDAGYTYINIDDCWHGERDEKGFIQPDPKRFPSGMKALADYVHSKGLKFGVYSDAGSQTCGGRPGSRGYEFQDAMMYASWGVDYLKYDWCNTEGLKAEGAYKTITAALRKAGRPVVLSICEWGNDKPWEWGPSVGHLWRTTGDIYNCFDCIEDHGTWKSWGVMQILDKQDGLRKYAGPGHWNDPDMLEVGNGMPINEDRAHFTMWSMIAAPLITGNDIRKMSKETASILTNKEVLAVNQDKLGVQGFKHSVKDSLETWLKPMADGRWAVTFLNRSKRTQAVSFDWQATSIVDDLSKAELNAKTTTYKVRNVWAKKDVGTTKKAFSSTVPAHDAVLLVLNK; encoded by the coding sequence ATGAAAGTCGCTTCTCTTTTCGCACTTGGTCTGCTGACCTCTTTTTCCGCCTTCAGCCAAGGAAACAACTACGTCCAGAACTACAAAAAATTCGAAAACCTGGCTATGACGCCGCCGATGGGCTGGAACAGCTGGAACAAGTTTGCCTGTAATGTTGATGAGAAGCTGATTCGGGAAGTAGCCGATGCTATGATTAGCTCCGGCATGAAAGACGCAGGCTACACCTACATCAACATCGACGACTGCTGGCACGGTGAGCGGGACGAGAAAGGTTTTATTCAGCCGGACCCTAAACGCTTTCCGTCCGGCATGAAGGCCCTGGCTGATTACGTTCATTCCAAGGGCCTCAAGTTCGGCGTGTACTCCGACGCCGGTTCTCAAACGTGCGGCGGCCGGCCCGGCAGTCGAGGCTACGAGTTTCAAGATGCCATGATGTATGCGAGTTGGGGGGTTGATTATCTTAAGTACGACTGGTGCAACACGGAAGGGCTGAAAGCGGAAGGCGCCTACAAAACCATTACGGCGGCGTTGCGCAAAGCCGGCCGGCCAGTGGTGTTAAGCATTTGTGAGTGGGGCAACGACAAACCCTGGGAATGGGGCCCGAGTGTGGGGCACCTATGGCGTACCACCGGCGACATCTACAACTGCTTTGACTGCATCGAGGACCATGGCACCTGGAAGTCGTGGGGGGTGATGCAGATTCTCGACAAGCAAGATGGCTTACGGAAGTACGCTGGCCCTGGCCACTGGAACGACCCAGATATGCTTGAAGTGGGCAATGGCATGCCTATCAACGAAGACCGCGCCCACTTCACCATGTGGAGCATGATTGCAGCCCCCCTAATTACCGGCAACGACATCCGGAAGATGAGCAAGGAAACGGCGTCCATTCTCACCAATAAAGAGGTACTAGCGGTCAACCAGGATAAGTTGGGAGTACAAGGCTTCAAGCATAGCGTCAAAGACAGTCTGGAAACGTGGCTGAAGCCAATGGCTGATGGTAGATGGGCTGTTACGTTCCTCAACCGCAGCAAACGGACCCAGGCAGTTAGCTTCGACTGGCAAGCCACCTCTATAGTTGATGACCTATCGAAGGCCGAGTTGAACGCCAAAACCACCACGTACAAAGTCCGCAATGTATGGGCGAAGAAGGATGTGGGCACCACTAAAAAAGCGTTTAGCAGCACCGTACCGGCTCACGATGCCGTTCTGCTGGTTTTAAACAAGTAG
- a CDS encoding ROK family protein — protein sequence MSNFTTAAALHTMQQVPVAPHEQVANGFNQHQNLWGLDMGGTKIEGVILQSASNPHVLFRDRMPTEASQGYEHMLRQVGALVERMEQAAGYRPGKIGIGTPGTMIPQSGLMKNCNTTALNGRPLKADLEYLLGRQVVIANDANCFALSETRLGIVKQQFPGARVVFGIILGTGVGGGLVVNGQIIEGFHGIAGEWGHNYLSETDGKPCFCGKTGCIESILAGPALELYYAEQSGRKLGLKEIMQRATDGVDPAAVQTLHRLTHYFGLALSAVVNVLDPDVIVIGGGVGNISELYSAGVANIEQHIFDHHFAAPVVKPMLGDSAGVFGAAYLVA from the coding sequence ATGAGCAATTTTACGACGGCGGCCGCACTACATACGATGCAGCAAGTACCTGTTGCACCGCATGAGCAAGTAGCAAATGGGTTCAACCAGCACCAGAACCTCTGGGGCTTGGATATGGGAGGAACCAAAATTGAAGGCGTCATTCTGCAATCAGCTTCCAATCCGCACGTGCTGTTCCGCGACCGAATGCCCACGGAAGCCAGCCAGGGCTATGAGCACATGCTACGGCAGGTTGGGGCGCTGGTGGAGCGCATGGAACAAGCAGCCGGTTACCGCCCCGGTAAGATTGGTATTGGCACGCCAGGCACCATGATTCCGCAATCGGGGTTGATGAAAAACTGCAACACCACAGCCCTGAACGGACGCCCTTTGAAGGCTGATTTAGAGTATTTGCTCGGGCGACAAGTAGTTATTGCCAACGATGCGAATTGCTTTGCTCTCTCTGAAACCCGCTTAGGAATAGTTAAGCAGCAGTTTCCCGGTGCGCGGGTGGTCTTCGGTATCATTCTCGGCACCGGGGTGGGCGGGGGACTTGTTGTAAACGGCCAGATAATCGAAGGTTTCCACGGCATTGCAGGCGAATGGGGCCACAATTACTTAAGCGAAACCGATGGCAAGCCGTGCTTCTGCGGCAAAACAGGCTGCATCGAAAGCATCCTGGCCGGGCCGGCTCTCGAGCTTTACTATGCCGAGCAGAGTGGTCGGAAGCTGGGGTTGAAAGAAATTATGCAGCGCGCCACCGACGGGGTTGACCCTGCTGCTGTACAAACTCTCCACCGGCTTACGCATTACTTCGGGTTGGCCCTGAGCGCCGTGGTGAATGTTCTCGACCCCGATGTAATTGTGATTGGGGGCGGTGTAGGCAATATTTCTGAACTCTATAGTGCCGGGGTGGCCAATATCGAGCAACACATTTTCGACCATCATTTTGCAGCTCCAGTGGTGAAGCCTATGCTCGGCGACAGTGCCGGCGTGTTTGGCGCGGCTTACTTGGTAGCGTAA
- a CDS encoding LacI family DNA-binding transcriptional regulator, whose protein sequence is MNSKVKKRTLIHDIARHLDVSIATVSLVLNGKAKQSRISDALAERVLAYVKEVGYKPNHLAKSLRTGKTHVIGLVVEDISNPFFATVAWMIEKQAFERGYRIIYCSTDNDTSKAKELITMFQDRHVDGYIIVPPEGVEEQVSVILREQIPVVLFDRYLPDLPTNYIVVDGTKGTYEAAQHLLEQGFTSIAFVTTDSKQTQMEARLQGYVQAMEERGLQQRVKHVNITDSEKILADIHSFIAENRDCDAIIFSTNYLSIYGLEAIAQQKLRIPDDLAVISYDDHDLFRLYTPAITVIAQPVESIAKNVIDILLDQLKHPSDKEDTTAIQAVVLPTSLVVRKSSIRS, encoded by the coding sequence ATGAACAGCAAGGTGAAAAAGCGGACATTGATTCATGATATTGCCCGCCACCTGGACGTGTCAATTGCTACCGTATCATTGGTTCTGAATGGGAAAGCCAAGCAGAGCCGCATTAGTGACGCGCTGGCAGAAAGGGTATTAGCTTACGTGAAGGAAGTGGGCTACAAGCCCAATCACTTAGCGAAAAGCTTACGCACTGGCAAAACGCACGTGATTGGGCTGGTTGTGGAAGACATTTCCAACCCCTTCTTCGCCACAGTTGCGTGGATGATTGAAAAGCAGGCGTTCGAGCGGGGTTACCGCATCATCTATTGCAGCACCGACAACGACACCAGCAAGGCCAAGGAACTGATTACCATGTTCCAAGATCGTCATGTCGATGGCTACATTATTGTGCCACCGGAAGGCGTAGAAGAGCAAGTGAGCGTTATCCTACGGGAGCAGATTCCCGTCGTACTTTTCGACCGATACTTGCCTGACCTACCTACCAACTATATTGTGGTAGACGGCACGAAAGGCACCTATGAAGCCGCTCAGCACCTGCTAGAACAAGGCTTCACCTCCATAGCCTTCGTCACCACTGATTCCAAACAGACGCAGATGGAGGCCCGTTTGCAGGGTTACGTACAAGCAATGGAGGAGCGCGGTCTGCAACAACGCGTGAAACACGTGAATATCACCGACTCAGAGAAGATTCTGGCCGATATTCACTCCTTCATTGCCGAAAACCGGGACTGTGACGCCATCATCTTCTCAACCAACTACTTGAGCATCTACGGGCTTGAGGCCATTGCGCAGCAAAAGCTCCGGATTCCCGACGACCTGGCGGTTATTTCCTACGACGACCACGACCTGTTTCGGCTGTACACGCCGGCCATTACGGTTATTGCGCAGCCCGTTGAAAGTATTGCTAAGAATGTCATCGATATCCTGCTAGACCAACTCAAGCACCCCAGTGACAAAGAAGATACCACTGCTATTCAAGCCGTTGTCCTTCCCACCTCACTCGTTGTCCGCAAGTCGTCTATTCGTAGCTAG
- a CDS encoding DsbA family protein translates to MEPHSSDRPELLYIFDPLCGWCYGMSPVLQRIQQEFAGQVDVSVLCGGMLTGEQVAPISEAWSYISGSLQQVEKVTGVVFGEAFRALGEEGAYVQDSEPPSRAIHVFRQLNQNQTPNFAHDVQRAHFQDGADLNQLRTYVPLAAAYGIDEVEFMRRLALPETVAATRQEFAAVAKIGVQGFPMVLLRVGSQGYVLTRGYQPYDAFADILRQALEQAA, encoded by the coding sequence ATGGAACCACACTCTTCTGACCGTCCCGAACTACTCTATATTTTCGACCCGCTGTGTGGTTGGTGCTACGGCATGAGCCCGGTGCTACAGCGTATTCAGCAAGAATTTGCCGGCCAAGTAGATGTATCGGTGCTGTGTGGCGGTATGCTGACCGGAGAACAGGTAGCGCCTATCAGCGAAGCGTGGAGCTATATCAGCGGCTCCTTGCAACAGGTAGAGAAGGTGACTGGCGTTGTGTTCGGAGAAGCTTTCCGGGCACTAGGGGAGGAGGGAGCCTATGTGCAGGATTCGGAGCCACCAAGCCGCGCCATCCATGTGTTTCGTCAGCTCAATCAAAACCAAACGCCCAACTTCGCCCATGACGTGCAGCGTGCGCATTTCCAAGACGGAGCCGACTTAAACCAATTGAGAACCTACGTGCCACTAGCTGCTGCCTACGGAATAGACGAAGTGGAATTCATGCGCCGGCTAGCTCTTCCCGAAACGGTAGCTGCCACCCGCCAGGAGTTTGCTGCCGTAGCGAAAATTGGGGTGCAGGGCTTTCCAATGGTACTGTTGCGCGTGGGCAGCCAGGGCTACGTTCTCACCCGGGGCTACCAGCCCTACGACGCGTTTGCTGATATCCTACGCCAAGCTTTAGAGCAAGCTGCATAG